The following proteins are co-located in the Vicia villosa cultivar HV-30 ecotype Madison, WI unplaced genomic scaffold, Vvil1.0 ctg.000864F_1_1, whole genome shotgun sequence genome:
- the LOC131631811 gene encoding uncharacterized protein LOC131631811, translated as MVAGRNDDAIVDALRMLAGSLGQVPQANAGNRNGDDDEECNLVLTCWKRKLRIGGAIWLKGFNEEGIQVTWDRFLDAFLENYFPEDCRGKKEVEFLELKQGNGTVAEHDIKKAIGYQQITRFAELVNKSRIHDEDSRESASHYKAINEKKGQYRGKAYDNKKKVGFGGKPSGGGSSAPIKCFKCCVEGHRVVDCPKVEATCFKMSTSELKELKSQLEDLLEKKFILPNVSP; from the exons ATGGTTGCTGGgaggaatgatgatgccattgttGATGCATTAaggatgttggctggatctcttggtcAAGTTCCTCAAGCGAATGCTGGAaatcggaatggtgatgatgatga AGAGTGcaatttggtactcacatgctggaaaAGGAAGTTGAGGATTGGTGGAGCAATATGGCTCAAAGGGTTTAATGAGGAAGGTATTCAGGTTACTTGGGATCGTTTTctagatgcatttttggaaaactattttccggaaGATTGTCGTGGAAAGAAAGAGGTGGAATTTCTTGAATTGAAGCAAGGGAATGGTACCGTAGCGGA gcatgatatcaagaaggcgattgGATATCAACAAATTACTCGATTTGCGGAGTTGGTTAATAAGAGTCGAATtcatgatgaggatagtagggagagtgcttctcactacaaggctATAAATGAGAAGAAAGGTCAATATCGTGGAAAAGCGTATGATAATAAGAAGAAAGTTGGTTTTGGCggaaagccaagtgggggaggatctaGTGCTCCGATCAAGTGTTTCAAATGTTGTGTTGAGGGTCATCGTGTTGTTGATTGTCCCAAAGTTGAAGcgacatgtttcaa gatgtctacTTCTGAGTTGAAGGAGTTGAAGAGCcaacttgaggatttgttggagaagaagtttattcttCCTAATGTATCGCCGTAG
- the LOC131631810 gene encoding uncharacterized protein LOC131631810 has translation MKVKCPFILRSMPSESRWKIIVRCEFHNHMLAKDLNGNAVLGPLKDYKIKFVNDMTKYNLAPKYIVAALKDKDPENLMSINEVYKAYNASKRCPLTEMKHLMNLIHEDKYMYQTRNRDSSNVSTDH, from the coding sequence ATGAAAGTGAAATGTCCATTTATACTGAGATCTATGCCAAGTGAAAGCAGATGGAAGATCATAGTCAGGTGTGAGTTTCACAATCATATGCTAGCTAAGGACTTAAATGGGAATGCTGTACTAGGTCCTTTAAAAGATTATAAAATAAAGTTTGTGAATGACATGACCAAATACAACTTGGCTCCCAAATACATAGTTGCTGCTTTAAAagataaagatccagaaaatctaATGAGCATTAACGAGGTTTATAAGGCATACAATGCGAGCAAGAGATGTCCGTTGACTGAAATGAAACATCTGATGAATTTAATCCATGAAGATAAATACATGTATCAGACAAGAAATAGAGATTCTTCCAATGTTAGTACTGATCACTAA